From a single Sporosarcina oncorhynchi genomic region:
- a CDS encoding ABC transporter ATP-binding protein: MGESIKRYMKFVKPYNWQIFLTVLIGIVKFAIPLFIPYLIKIVIDDIIGAEALSDPEKTKQLFLWLGGTALLFFLIRPPIEYYRQYFAQYVSNKILYDIRESLYGHLQKLGLRYYSNTRAGEVISRVINDVEQTKNFVMIGLMNVWLDLATIIIAVTIMLMMDVPLTLVTLLAFPFYAYSVKHFFGRLRELTRKRSQALADVQSYLHERIAGISVIKSFALEEKEQERFDETNGNFLKRALDHTKWNAKAFAVVNTITDVAPLLVIAYAGYQVINGSLSVGVMVAFIAYIDQLYNPLRRLVNASTSLTQSFASMDRVLELMEEPYDINDKEDAKTLPIIDGKIEFDNVSFKYDEEDNNVLNHVNFTVKPGETVALVGMSGGGKSTIVSLIPRFYDVTEGSIRIDGHDLRDVRLKSLRDQIGLVLQDSILFSDSVKSNILMGKPDATDEEVFAAAKAANAHEFIELLPEGYETTVGERGVKLSGGQKQRISIARVFLKNPPLLILDEATSALDLESEALIQDSLERLANDRTTFIVAHRLSTITHADNIFVIDHGQLKEVGTHDELMKKQGIYYNLFQVQSI, from the coding sequence ATGGGAGAAAGCATAAAACGTTATATGAAGTTTGTTAAACCGTACAATTGGCAAATCTTTTTGACTGTACTCATCGGGATTGTAAAATTCGCTATTCCTTTATTCATCCCTTATCTAATTAAAATTGTCATTGATGATATTATCGGTGCAGAAGCGTTGTCGGATCCTGAGAAAACAAAGCAACTATTCCTTTGGCTTGGTGGCACGGCGCTGCTATTTTTCCTCATACGTCCACCAATCGAATATTACCGCCAATACTTTGCCCAATACGTGAGCAATAAAATCCTGTATGACATACGCGAGAGTTTATACGGACATTTGCAGAAGCTTGGATTGCGCTATTATTCAAACACCCGAGCCGGTGAAGTAATCTCACGTGTCATTAATGACGTGGAACAAACGAAGAACTTTGTGATGATTGGCCTGATGAACGTCTGGTTGGATCTTGCGACAATTATTATCGCTGTCACAATCATGTTGATGATGGATGTACCTTTGACACTTGTGACGCTGCTTGCATTCCCTTTCTACGCTTACAGTGTGAAGCATTTCTTTGGGAGATTACGTGAATTAACTAGAAAACGTTCGCAAGCATTGGCGGATGTACAAAGTTATTTGCACGAACGAATTGCGGGCATTAGTGTCATCAAGAGCTTTGCACTTGAAGAGAAGGAACAGGAGCGTTTTGATGAAACGAACGGCAATTTCCTGAAACGAGCACTTGATCACACAAAATGGAATGCGAAAGCATTTGCTGTCGTCAATACAATAACAGACGTCGCTCCTTTATTAGTCATTGCATATGCAGGCTACCAAGTCATTAATGGATCTTTATCCGTTGGCGTCATGGTTGCATTCATCGCCTATATAGATCAGCTTTATAATCCGTTAAGACGTCTTGTCAACGCATCAACTTCGCTGACACAATCATTTGCGTCCATGGACCGTGTTCTTGAATTGATGGAAGAGCCATACGATATCAATGACAAAGAGGATGCCAAAACGTTACCGATAATTGACGGTAAAATTGAGTTTGACAATGTGAGTTTCAAGTACGACGAAGAAGATAATAACGTGTTGAATCATGTCAATTTCACTGTCAAGCCGGGTGAAACTGTTGCCCTCGTCGGGATGAGTGGCGGTGGGAAATCGACAATTGTCAGTCTTATACCGCGCTTTTACGACGTAACGGAAGGTTCGATTCGGATTGATGGTCATGATTTGCGTGATGTTCGTCTGAAGTCATTACGCGATCAGATTGGACTAGTTCTACAAGACAGTATTCTTTTCAGCGACTCTGTAAAGAGCAACATTCTCATGGGCAAGCCGGATGCTACCGATGAAGAAGTGTTTGCGGCTGCAAAAGCGGCAAATGCACATGAGTTCATTGAACTTCTGCCAGAAGGGTACGAAACGACCGTCGGAGAACGTGGCGTGAAATTATCCGGTGGTCAAAAACAGCGGATCTCGATTGCACGGGTCTTTCTTAAAAATCCGCCGTTGCTAATTCTCGATGAAGCCACATCCGCTTTGGACTTGGAAAGTGAAGCACTTATTCAGGATTCACTTGAACGGTTAGCCAATGACCGTACTACATTCATCGTCGCCCACAGATTATCAACAATTACACATGCGGACAACATTTTCGTTATCGACCACGGTCAGTTGAAGGAAGTCGGAACACATGACGAACTGATGAAGAAACAAGGAATTTACTACAATCTGTTTCAAGTTCAATCAATCTAA
- the ntdP gene encoding nucleoside tri-diphosphate phosphatase, translating to MVIPKEGDTIQVHSYKHDGNIHRVWQETTVLKGTKNIVIGANERTLVTEADGRTWLTREPSICYFHAEHWFNIICMLREDGVYYYVNMSSPFVYDHHSLKYIDYDLDVKVFPDMSYLILDEDEYADHKKKMNYPEVIDQILWRNLDKLLLWVKQRKGPFAPDFIEVWTSRYEFHKQVRKNNQ from the coding sequence ATGGTGATTCCAAAAGAAGGGGATACGATACAAGTCCACAGTTACAAGCACGATGGCAATATTCATAGAGTATGGCAGGAAACGACTGTCTTAAAAGGCACAAAGAATATTGTAATTGGCGCGAATGAACGCACACTTGTGACAGAAGCGGACGGACGAACATGGTTGACGAGAGAGCCTTCCATCTGTTATTTCCATGCCGAACATTGGTTCAATATCATCTGTATGCTCCGGGAAGATGGAGTCTATTATTATGTGAATATGAGTTCACCCTTTGTCTATGATCATCATTCACTGAAATACATTGACTATGATCTTGATGTGAAGGTATTCCCAGATATGAGCTATTTGATTTTGGATGAAGATGAGTATGCGGATCATAAAAAGAAGATGAACTACCCTGAAGTGATCGATCAAATTCTGTGGCGGAACCTCGACAAGCTGCTCCTCTGGGTAAAGCAGCGGAAAGGTCCATTCGCGCCGGACTTCATCGAGGTATGGACATCAAGATATGAGTTCCATAAACAAGTAAGAAAAAATAATCAGTGA
- a CDS encoding gamma-type small acid-soluble spore protein: MTKQNRNNKSQNQNQAQFNQQNMQEEFGAETDVNHVKQQNMKAEQNKRNASGARANSYEDQSK; encoded by the coding sequence TTGACAAAACAAAATCGTAACAACAAAAGCCAAAACCAAAATCAAGCACAATTCAATCAACAAAACATGCAAGAAGAATTTGGTGCTGAAACAGATGTAAATCATGTTAAGCAACAAAACATGAAAGCTGAGCAAAATAAGCGTAATGCTTCTGGTGCTCGTGCAAACAGTTACGAAGATCAGTCTAAGTAA
- the mutY gene encoding A/G-specific adenine glycosylase has protein sequence MRLIEHKKEFRKALIEWYLREKRDLPWRRTSDPYSIWVSEVMLQQTRVDTVIPYYERFLSKFPTLADLAKAPEEEVLKMWEGLGYYSRGRNLQAGVREVVELYGSEIPQNRQEISKLKGVGPYTAGAVLSIAFGVPEHAVDGNVMRVMSRLLLIEEDIAIPKTKKIFESVIMELIDKKDPSSFNQGLMELGATICTPNPKCLLCPVRDFCEAFHEGRQHELPVKSKKTKMKTVPMQVFAIRNLQGKWLMKQRPEKGLLANMWDFPMIENDMNDVEDVVRIHFGMNVEHQKPLIDFKHIFSHLTWDMTSYVALTDEDAPEGYMFFSPEEVDGLPKAVPMQKIWTEAKRKEEKNSSE, from the coding sequence ATGCGATTGATTGAACATAAGAAAGAATTTCGAAAAGCATTGATTGAATGGTATTTACGTGAGAAACGGGATTTACCTTGGAGACGTACATCGGATCCCTATTCGATTTGGGTGTCTGAAGTGATGCTTCAACAAACCCGTGTTGATACGGTAATCCCTTATTATGAACGGTTCCTCAGTAAATTTCCGACGCTCGCAGATCTTGCTAAAGCGCCGGAAGAAGAAGTACTTAAAATGTGGGAAGGGCTTGGCTATTATTCGCGTGGTCGAAATTTGCAGGCGGGTGTGCGCGAAGTTGTTGAACTATACGGGAGTGAAATTCCACAAAATCGGCAGGAGATTTCCAAATTGAAAGGTGTCGGTCCCTATACGGCAGGGGCCGTTCTTAGTATTGCTTTTGGGGTACCCGAGCATGCTGTCGATGGAAACGTTATGCGAGTGATGTCAAGGTTACTTCTTATAGAAGAGGATATCGCGATTCCAAAAACAAAAAAGATTTTTGAATCCGTCATTATGGAACTGATTGACAAAAAAGATCCATCGTCATTCAACCAGGGACTAATGGAACTCGGAGCGACTATATGCACGCCGAATCCGAAGTGCCTTCTTTGTCCGGTTCGTGATTTCTGCGAAGCTTTCCATGAAGGTAGACAACACGAGTTACCTGTGAAATCCAAGAAAACGAAGATGAAGACGGTTCCGATGCAGGTGTTCGCGATTCGTAACTTGCAAGGTAAGTGGCTGATGAAGCAACGTCCCGAAAAAGGATTGCTTGCGAATATGTGGGACTTTCCAATGATTGAAAACGATATGAATGATGTGGAAGACGTTGTACGTATTCATTTCGGAATGAACGTGGAACATCAAAAACCATTGATTGACTTCAAGCATATCTTCTCCCATTTAACTTGGGATATGACAAGTTATGTTGCTTTGACTGACGAAGATGCGCCTGAAGGTTACATGTTCTTTTCGCCAGAAGAAGTCGACGGATTACCGAAAGCTGTGCCGATGCAAAAAATCTGGACTGAAGCGAAACGAAAGGAAGAAAAAAATTCCTCCGAATAA
- a CDS encoding metal-dependent hydrolase, translating to MDTGTHIVMGAAICGLAMADPVVATDSVTMTAVYVGIVSGSLIPDIDTVLKLRNNAVYISNHRGITHSVPAVMLWPLVLATLLSLVFPASEFFHVWAWTFLAVFIHVFVDIFNSYGTQALRPFSNKWVAIGVINTFDPIIFALHIIAIAFWIFGMDPVSTFTFLYIVVFFYYLLRFAVKAAVKAAVKSTVPDAEHIFIAPTMNFFQWRVAASNKDCHYVGRAYGRSVNIYDRFKREKMPESPYIDAAMTDKNIDAFVTFSPIYRWSVSQIGDLYELRLIDLRYRSKDYYPFVAVAHVNEDLEVVNSYTGWIFSEDKLRKKLKFVPNS from the coding sequence TTGGATACCGGTACACATATTGTCATGGGCGCTGCCATATGCGGACTAGCTATGGCCGACCCTGTAGTTGCTACAGATTCAGTTACAATGACAGCCGTTTATGTCGGTATCGTATCCGGCTCATTAATCCCTGATATCGATACTGTCCTTAAACTTAGAAATAACGCCGTTTATATAAGCAATCATAGAGGGATCACCCATTCTGTCCCGGCAGTTATGCTTTGGCCACTTGTTTTGGCGACTCTGCTGTCACTTGTTTTCCCAGCCTCTGAATTTTTCCATGTATGGGCATGGACATTCCTTGCCGTTTTCATTCATGTGTTTGTAGATATTTTTAATTCCTACGGAACACAGGCACTCAGGCCGTTCTCCAATAAGTGGGTGGCGATTGGCGTTATTAATACGTTTGACCCAATCATCTTCGCACTTCATATTATCGCAATCGCGTTCTGGATTTTCGGAATGGATCCTGTTTCTACTTTCACATTCTTGTATATCGTTGTCTTCTTCTATTATCTGTTGCGGTTCGCTGTCAAAGCAGCAGTGAAGGCAGCAGTGAAAAGTACAGTGCCGGATGCAGAGCATATTTTCATCGCACCGACGATGAACTTTTTCCAGTGGAGAGTCGCTGCATCCAATAAGGATTGTCACTACGTCGGGAGAGCTTATGGACGTTCGGTTAACATTTATGATCGATTCAAACGAGAAAAAATGCCCGAATCCCCTTATATAGATGCCGCCATGACAGATAAAAACATTGATGCATTCGTCACTTTCTCCCCCATCTATAGGTGGTCTGTGTCACAAATTGGGGATCTATACGAACTGCGTCTAATCGATTTGCGTTATCGCAGCAAGGATTATTATCCATTCGTCGCAGTAGCCCATGTCAACGAAGACTTGGAAGTCGTCAATTCATACACGGGTTGGATTTTCTCAGAAGACAAACTACGAAAGAAGCTGAAATTCGTACCAAACTCATGA
- a CDS encoding YfhH family protein produces MENDKKYSDMNEHELRTEIGRLMEKARKAEQMGMINEFAVYQRKALMAKSYMIDPATIVPGEIYRIEGDEGVFFHVDYLKGRFAWGYRLGGTRAEEALPIAMLQSVKTGL; encoded by the coding sequence ATGGAGAATGATAAGAAATATAGTGATATGAATGAACATGAATTGCGCACTGAAATTGGCCGATTGATGGAGAAAGCGCGCAAAGCAGAACAGATGGGGATGATCAATGAATTCGCCGTCTACCAGCGAAAAGCATTGATGGCAAAATCCTATATGATCGATCCCGCCACAATCGTGCCCGGTGAAATCTACCGAATCGAAGGAGACGAAGGTGTCTTTTTCCATGTTGATTATTTAAAAGGCCGTTTTGCATGGGGCTACCGTTTAGGCGGAACACGTGCAGAAGAGGCGTTGCCTATTGCGATGCTACAATCTGTGAAAACGGGTCTGTAA
- the recX gene encoding recombination regulator RecX translates to MPVITKITQQKRDSERYNIFLDEKYSFSVHESILVKFGMTKGMQLDEWSMDEITYEDQIAKAFNRALHFLSFKMRSESEVKKKLMDLEYGEAVVLEAIVKLRRLGFLDDEEFTESLVHTQKNMSGKGPKAIQQALTKKGIGKELQEQVLEQYSEEEQFTVAKKLAEKAARSNRSIPPAQLKQRIQNALVRKGYAFGLINSVLEEIDFEREEDEWDEITVSVGEKAWRRYESKHTGYQLRSRVKQAMYQKGIPLEKIDRFIEKKENEDDGE, encoded by the coding sequence TTGCCTGTTATTACGAAAATAACACAACAAAAGCGTGATAGCGAACGTTATAATATCTTTCTCGATGAAAAGTATTCTTTTAGTGTTCACGAATCCATTCTTGTAAAGTTCGGCATGACGAAAGGAATGCAACTAGACGAATGGTCGATGGATGAGATTACATATGAAGACCAGATTGCAAAAGCATTCAACCGTGCCTTGCATTTTCTGTCGTTTAAAATGCGCAGTGAATCCGAAGTGAAGAAAAAGTTAATGGATCTTGAGTACGGGGAAGCCGTCGTGCTTGAAGCAATTGTCAAGTTACGCAGGCTTGGTTTCCTCGATGATGAAGAGTTTACGGAATCATTGGTGCACACACAAAAAAATATGTCTGGAAAAGGTCCAAAAGCGATACAACAAGCGTTAACAAAAAAAGGAATCGGGAAGGAGTTGCAGGAACAAGTGCTAGAACAATATTCTGAAGAAGAGCAATTTACTGTAGCCAAGAAGCTGGCTGAAAAAGCAGCCAGATCAAACCGTTCCATTCCTCCAGCCCAGTTAAAACAGAGAATCCAAAATGCCCTTGTGCGAAAGGGATACGCCTTTGGGTTGATCAACAGCGTACTTGAAGAAATCGATTTTGAACGTGAAGAGGACGAATGGGATGAGATTACTGTATCGGTTGGAGAAAAAGCATGGCGCCGGTATGAATCCAAACATACAGGTTATCAATTGAGAAGTCGTGTCAAGCAAGCGATGTACCAAAAAGGAATACCGCTTGAAAAAATTGACCGATTTATAGAGAAAAAGGAGAACGAAGATGATGGAGAATGA
- a CDS encoding TIGR01777 family oxidoreductase: protein MRVVLAGGSGFVGQKITELLLKEGHEVVILSRKEKPAEPGVQYVTWLTEGSAPEESIGSADAFINLAGVSINDGRWTKEHQKQIYDSRMIATDELLRIISKMPEKPSVFLNASAVGIYPTSKTVIYTENSQEVDEGILGRTVRDWEQKASSLKDFGIRTAYMRFGLVLGKNEGALPLMVLPYKFFVGGKVGSGRQWVSWVHVKDVARAAIHLLNTEQSEGPFNITAPFPVRMNEFGKTIASTLHRPNLFPAPAFLMKTALGEKSTLVLEGQFVTSEKLIASGFEFEFPTLASALDDLLN, encoded by the coding sequence ATGAGAGTTGTTCTAGCTGGTGGTTCTGGATTTGTTGGACAGAAAATCACTGAATTGCTATTGAAAGAGGGACATGAAGTTGTTATTCTATCTCGAAAGGAAAAACCCGCTGAACCTGGTGTACAATATGTAACCTGGTTGACGGAAGGTTCTGCTCCAGAAGAAAGTATCGGCTCAGCTGATGCGTTTATCAACCTGGCGGGTGTTTCTATCAATGATGGCCGTTGGACAAAAGAGCATCAAAAACAAATTTATGACAGCCGGATGATTGCGACAGATGAATTGCTGCGCATTATTTCCAAAATGCCTGAAAAACCATCAGTCTTCCTGAATGCGAGTGCAGTCGGCATCTATCCGACATCTAAAACAGTCATCTATACGGAAAACTCCCAAGAGGTAGATGAAGGCATTTTAGGACGCACTGTCCGTGATTGGGAGCAAAAGGCTTCTTCACTAAAAGACTTCGGCATTCGTACCGCATATATGCGTTTTGGGCTTGTTTTAGGGAAAAATGAGGGTGCTTTGCCACTCATGGTGCTTCCTTATAAGTTCTTCGTTGGCGGTAAAGTTGGTTCAGGCAGACAATGGGTGTCGTGGGTGCATGTCAAAGACGTTGCACGCGCAGCAATTCACCTATTGAACACTGAACAATCGGAAGGTCCATTTAATATTACCGCTCCATTCCCCGTCAGGATGAATGAATTTGGGAAAACCATTGCTTCAACTTTACATCGACCGAACTTGTTTCCTGCGCCTGCATTTCTTATGAAAACTGCTTTAGGCGAAAAAAGCACGTTAGTATTGGAAGGCCAATTTGTTACTTCTGAAAAGCTCATCGCAAGTGGTTTCGAATTTGAATTTCCTACATTGGCTTCGGCATTGGACGACCTTCTCAACTAG
- a CDS encoding polysaccharide deacetylase family protein → MVEEHGPGILMAAFIVVVGLLMNPFAVQAEEFHWGFKKATNGEPPNAGAALESMIEQYGAIYKGKPDEKVAYLTFDNGYENGYTETILKALRDEEAPATFFLTGHYLKSAAPLVKQMIKDGHGIGNHSYGHPNMANLTEAGMEAEWKKFDELLFKTAGLERTVYARPPEGIFNDTLLKKGNELGYRHIFWSVAFIDWYADKPRGRDYAYNELMNQLHPGAVILMHTVSSDNAQALPDFLRDAKKAGYEFRSLDDLVMEYENINSAIR, encoded by the coding sequence ATGGTTGAAGAGCATGGACCCGGCATACTGATGGCTGCTTTCATAGTTGTAGTAGGATTGTTGATGAATCCGTTTGCCGTACAGGCGGAAGAGTTCCATTGGGGATTCAAGAAAGCGACCAACGGTGAGCCACCGAATGCTGGCGCTGCGCTGGAATCGATGATTGAGCAGTATGGTGCCATCTACAAAGGAAAACCAGATGAAAAAGTGGCCTATCTAACATTTGATAACGGCTACGAAAATGGATATACCGAAACCATTTTAAAAGCTTTAAGAGATGAAGAGGCCCCTGCGACATTTTTTCTCACAGGACATTATTTAAAAAGTGCAGCACCTCTCGTTAAACAGATGATTAAAGACGGACATGGAATCGGTAATCATTCTTATGGGCATCCCAATATGGCCAACTTAACAGAAGCAGGAATGGAAGCAGAATGGAAGAAATTCGACGAACTCCTATTTAAAACGGCAGGACTTGAGCGGACAGTTTACGCCCGTCCGCCTGAAGGAATCTTCAATGATACGCTCTTGAAAAAAGGCAATGAACTTGGCTATCGGCACATCTTCTGGTCAGTCGCTTTCATTGATTGGTATGCTGACAAACCTCGTGGACGTGATTATGCATATAACGAGCTGATGAACCAATTGCATCCCGGCGCAGTTATCCTCATGCATACAGTTTCTTCCGACAACGCCCAAGCGTTACCGGACTTCCTACGGGATGCCAAAAAAGCAGGTTACGAATTCCGCTCACTGGATGATTTGGTTATGGAGTATGAAAATATCAACTCAGCGATTCGCTGA
- a CDS encoding OsmC family protein: protein MKFEMTENGFQTETSYGTLQISGNDEFGFRPYQLLVSSIAVCSGGVMRKILERKRIPAKNITIDIKEVYRNEEKASRVERIHMHFIIEGIELSNVQMDKIMEVTANNCSMVQSVKDSIEVIETYEFVN, encoded by the coding sequence ATGAAATTTGAAATGACAGAAAACGGATTCCAAACTGAAACGTCTTACGGCACTTTGCAAATATCAGGAAATGATGAGTTTGGCTTCAGGCCTTACCAATTACTTGTTTCATCGATTGCAGTTTGTAGCGGAGGCGTCATGCGTAAAATCCTTGAGAGAAAACGAATACCTGCTAAAAATATCACGATCGATATTAAAGAGGTTTACCGAAATGAAGAGAAGGCAAGCCGTGTCGAAAGAATCCATATGCATTTCATCATCGAAGGTATTGAACTTAGCAACGTTCAAATGGATAAGATTATGGAAGTTACAGCTAACAACTGTTCCATGGTGCAATCCGTCAAAGATAGCATTGAAGTAATAGAGACGTACGAATTCGTCAATTAA
- a CDS encoding SE1561 family protein, whose product MYVLDKQQNNGQVDELKNRLHQFLEKLDSIEPETTDVNDIDQLISLIDELENQMNKLKSDK is encoded by the coding sequence GTGTATGTCTTGGATAAGCAACAAAATAACGGACAAGTAGATGAGTTAAAAAACCGTCTGCATCAATTTTTGGAGAAACTCGATTCAATTGAACCCGAAACGACAGATGTGAACGATATCGACCAACTGATCAGCTTAATTGACGAATTGGAAAACCAGATGAATAAACTAAAATCAGATAAATGA
- a CDS encoding fumarate hydratase has translation MYIDKLEKSMYDLICETSTNLPKDVRRAVTAARAKEDAGTRAAMSLDTIAKNINMADDKLSPICQDTGLPTFKIKTPVGVNQLEIKAAIKRAMVQATKDGKLRPNSVDSLTGENSGTNLGLGLPVVKFDQWEQDHIEVRLILKGGGCENKNIQYSLPAELEGLGRAGRDLDGIRKCILHSVYQAQGQGCSAGFIGVGIGGDRASGYELAKEQLFREVGDLNPNEELAGLEAYVLESANQLGIGTMGFGGEVTLLGCKIGVMDRIPASFFVSVAYNCWAYRRMAVDIDAVTGEVQNWHYNEGEKLSFHENEPEVESAQTTRTVELTAPISEEQIRDLQVGDVVKISGRMYTGRDAIHKYLSENDSPVDLDGQIIYHCGPVVMKNEDGSYEIKAAGPTTSIREEPYQGDIMKKFGVRAVIGKGGMGPKTLEALKEHGGVYLNAIGGAAQYYADCIKEVEGVDLLQFGIPEAMWHLRVEGFTAVVTMDSHGNSLHADVDKSSLEKLSQFKEKVFS, from the coding sequence TTGTACATAGATAAATTAGAGAAAAGCATGTATGACCTCATTTGCGAAACTTCCACGAACTTGCCTAAAGATGTGCGACGCGCAGTAACAGCAGCACGAGCAAAAGAGGATGCAGGAACACGAGCAGCAATGAGTCTCGATACGATTGCAAAAAACATCAATATGGCAGACGACAAGCTTTCGCCAATTTGCCAGGATACGGGATTGCCGACATTCAAAATCAAAACACCAGTCGGAGTCAATCAGTTGGAGATTAAAGCTGCCATTAAGCGTGCAATGGTTCAAGCGACGAAAGATGGCAAACTTAGACCGAACTCCGTAGATTCCCTTACCGGAGAAAACAGTGGAACGAATCTTGGACTTGGCCTCCCTGTCGTGAAATTCGATCAATGGGAACAAGATCATATTGAAGTGAGACTAATTCTTAAAGGTGGCGGATGTGAAAACAAAAACATCCAATATAGCCTCCCTGCTGAATTGGAAGGATTGGGACGAGCAGGACGTGATTTAGACGGGATTCGCAAATGCATTCTTCACTCTGTCTATCAGGCACAAGGTCAAGGATGCTCAGCAGGGTTCATCGGAGTTGGAATTGGTGGAGATCGTGCTTCCGGGTATGAGCTTGCAAAAGAACAACTTTTCCGTGAAGTAGGAGACCTTAATCCTAATGAAGAGCTTGCCGGATTGGAAGCGTATGTATTAGAGAGCGCAAATCAGCTAGGCATCGGAACGATGGGGTTCGGCGGTGAAGTTACTTTGTTAGGATGCAAGATCGGCGTAATGGACCGGATTCCAGCCAGCTTCTTTGTATCCGTTGCGTATAATTGCTGGGCATACCGCAGAATGGCAGTCGACATTGATGCCGTTACGGGCGAAGTACAGAACTGGCATTATAATGAAGGTGAAAAGCTTTCCTTCCATGAAAACGAGCCTGAAGTTGAAAGCGCCCAAACAACACGCACGGTCGAATTGACAGCTCCGATTTCCGAAGAGCAGATTCGTGACCTTCAAGTCGGTGACGTCGTTAAGATCAGCGGACGTATGTATACAGGCCGCGACGCTATCCATAAGTATCTGTCAGAAAATGATTCCCCTGTCGACCTCGACGGACAGATCATCTATCACTGCGGACCGGTCGTGATGAAAAACGAAGACGGTTCATATGAGATTAAAGCCGCAGGACCGACTACGTCAATTCGCGAAGAGCCTTACCAAGGCGATATCATGAAGAAATTCGGGGTGCGTGCAGTCATCGGCAAGGGTGGAATGGGACCAAAAACACTTGAAGCTCTGAAAGAACATGGCGGCGTTTACTTGAATGCCATTGGTGGAGCGGCTCAATACTATGCAGATTGCATAAAAGAAGTTGAGGGCGTCGATCTACTACAGTTTGGAATTCCTGAAGCGATGTGGCATTTACGCGTCGAAGGTTTCACTGCTGTCGTTACGATGGACTCTCACGGTAACAGCCTCCATGCAGATGTCGATAAGTCATCACTTGAAAAACTGTCACAATTCAAAGAAAAGGTGTTCAGTTAA